From Candidatus Poribacteria bacterium, the proteins below share one genomic window:
- a CDS encoding nucleoside permease — translation MPECTWCSQLNRSSVGLRQTVARHRARRQNKIWRRSAMGNGQTQLGTFARLSGMMFLQFAIWGAWAVLIAGHMQNLGFSGKQISYVFGTTAIGSIISPIIAGWVADRLMPAQVFAAISHLLGGVCLLFAWKQTSFPMMWGAIFLHAVLYMPTIALTNAIAFHHMGQSDKFGNIRVFGTLGWIAINWILSLYLRFWEGQETTLPHVGDCLLFGAVLSFIMGAYCLTLPNTPPSKEAKNPYAFLEAFSLVSNRNFAVLLIISFVVAIELPFYYNLTYLFLTEAEHGIGLANSTANLAMSLGQVAEVLLMLLLFPCLRRFGMRFTIFLGILAWPVRYAIFAIGQPVWLVVGAQALHGICYSFFFVGGMIAVERLSPQDIRASSQSLLLFVTNGFGMLVGHIVSGRVHDFFAYAEGGHAWAKIFMVPIVVTVLAAIVFILLFNEQKYQSDADAIEQDPAGT, via the coding sequence ATGCCGGAATGCACGTGGTGCAGTCAACTGAACCGGTCGAGCGTTGGACTTAGACAAACAGTCGCGAGGCACCGCGCGCGACGCCAAAACAAAATATGGAGGAGATCCGCTATGGGGAATGGACAGACACAATTGGGAACCTTCGCGCGATTGTCAGGGATGATGTTTCTGCAGTTCGCGATATGGGGCGCATGGGCTGTGCTCATTGCTGGGCACATGCAAAATCTTGGGTTCTCCGGTAAACAGATTAGCTACGTCTTCGGAACGACTGCTATCGGTTCGATAATTTCTCCAATCATCGCAGGGTGGGTCGCCGATCGACTCATGCCGGCGCAAGTCTTTGCCGCAATTTCGCACCTCCTTGGCGGTGTCTGCTTGCTTTTCGCATGGAAACAGACGAGTTTCCCGATGATGTGGGGCGCAATTTTCCTGCACGCCGTTCTCTATATGCCAACGATCGCGCTGACAAACGCCATCGCTTTCCACCACATGGGACAGTCGGATAAGTTCGGAAACATACGCGTCTTCGGTACCCTCGGCTGGATCGCGATTAATTGGATATTGAGTCTATATCTCCGATTCTGGGAAGGACAAGAGACAACCCTGCCGCACGTTGGGGATTGCCTTCTCTTTGGAGCCGTCCTGTCGTTTATTATGGGTGCCTACTGCCTGACGCTGCCGAATACGCCACCCAGCAAGGAGGCAAAAAATCCTTACGCCTTCCTTGAAGCGTTCTCCCTTGTGTCAAACCGAAACTTCGCCGTGCTACTGATTATCTCCTTCGTCGTTGCGATTGAACTCCCCTTCTATTACAACCTGACGTATCTGTTTCTAACCGAGGCAGAACACGGGATCGGGTTAGCAAATAGTACTGCCAATTTAGCGATGAGTCTCGGTCAAGTCGCTGAGGTCCTGCTGATGCTCCTCCTATTTCCGTGTCTGCGCCGGTTTGGTATGCGGTTTACTATCTTTCTCGGTATCCTCGCGTGGCCCGTTCGATACGCCATCTTCGCTATCGGTCAACCCGTATGGTTGGTCGTGGGGGCGCAAGCATTACACGGTATCTGTTACTCGTTCTTCTTTGTGGGGGGAATGATCGCTGTCGAACGGCTAAGTCCACAAGATATCCGTGCGAGTTCTCAATCCCTGCTCCTCTTTGTCACGAACGGATTCGGAATGTTAGTAGGGCACATTGTCAGCGGACGTGTACATGACTTCTTCGCTTATGCAGAAGGTGGACACGCGTGGGCGAAAATCTTTATGGTGCCAATTGTTGTAACAGTTCTCGCTGCAATCGTTTTCATCCTGTTATTCAACGAACAGAAATATCAGTCGGATGCAGATGCAATCGAACAAGACCCTGCGGGCACATAA
- a CDS encoding cytosolic protein, which produces MKPITQQEITDYVEANIQIFHQKRLDSLQKLKMLNVVKRKNPYLFKAKNINTAPEFIRTILDAFLSSQEEGIFGGFLEELAIFICAQVYGGQKSSAEGIDLEFEKDNIRYIVSIKSGPNWGNSSQVAKLRDNFRKAKRILKTNTSSTNVVAVNGCCYGRDGTPDKGDYLKLCGQKFWEFISGDDNLYTDIIEPLGHQAKVKNEQFSEEYDKVINRFTAEFMGKFCDAEGNMLWEEIVKFNSAETTS; this is translated from the coding sequence ATGAAACCCATTACACAACAAGAGATCACTGATTATGTTGAGGCGAACATTCAAATTTTTCACCAAAAAAGGTTAGATAGCCTTCAAAAATTGAAGATGCTGAATGTCGTCAAGCGTAAAAATCCCTATCTATTCAAAGCGAAAAACATTAACACAGCACCAGAATTTATAAGGACTATTTTAGACGCTTTTTTGTCTTCACAAGAAGAAGGTATCTTTGGCGGGTTTCTGGAGGAGCTTGCGATTTTTATCTGTGCCCAGGTCTATGGTGGCCAAAAGTCTTCAGCTGAAGGAATTGATTTGGAATTTGAAAAAGATAATATAAGATATATTGTATCAATCAAATCTGGACCCAATTGGGGCAATAGCAGTCAAGTCGCAAAACTGCGGGACAACTTCAGGAAAGCGAAACGAATCCTTAAAACGAATACATCATCAACGAATGTTGTGGCTGTCAATGGATGCTGTTATGGAAGGGATGGAACACCGGATAAGGGTGACTATTTGAAGTTGTGCGGACAAAAATTTTGGGAATTTATTTCAGGCGATGATAACCTCTACACTGACATAATTGAACCGTTAGGACATCAAGCGAAAGTGAAAAATGAACAGTTTAGTGAAGAGTATGATAAAGTCATCAACAGGTTCACCGCTGAATTCATGGGAAAATTTTGCGATGCTGAGGGGAACATGCTTTGGGAAGAAATCGTCAAATTTAATTCAGCAGAGACCACATCTTGA
- a CDS encoding class IV adenylate cyclase codes for MKISEKLNDMAKNLEFKGQFQSLDGLYPKLSDLNAIHHETVHQIDTYFHIKHVKDASTSETCEPRLKLREAKGLSEGWLIYYERPNQDGSRYSQYQLSEIADPGSLKSLLTVALGVKTIVKKQRDIWMFNHTRIHLDTVADLGRFVELETVFRGQTEAEAIREHQHIKTVLHLDAVDPIAVSYSDLVIEK; via the coding sequence ATGAAGATTTCGGAGAAATTGAATGACATGGCAAAAAATTTAGAATTTAAAGGGCAGTTTCAGTCGCTTGACGGACTCTATCCAAAACTATCTGACTTAAATGCGATACATCATGAAACCGTCCACCAAATTGATACGTATTTTCATATAAAGCACGTAAAAGACGCTTCAACATCAGAAACCTGTGAACCGCGGCTTAAATTGCGCGAAGCGAAGGGGTTGTCTGAGGGGTGGCTCATTTATTATGAACGTCCAAACCAAGACGGCTCCCGCTACAGTCAATACCAACTCAGCGAAATTGCGGATCCGGGGTCCCTCAAAAGCCTGCTAACTGTTGCACTTGGCGTTAAAACAATTGTAAAAAAACAACGGGACATCTGGATGTTCAACCATACCCGCATCCATCTCGATACAGTTGCTGATTTGGGGCGATTTGTCGAATTGGAGACAGTGTTTCGGGGGCAGACCGAAGCCGAGGCGATACGGGAGCATCAACACATTAAAACTGTTCTTCATTTGGATGCTGTGGATCCGATTGCGGTTTCTTACAGCGATCTCGTTATAGAAAAATAA
- a CDS encoding site-specific DNA-methyltransferase: MTEIKTDLYLGDCLEVLADFETDSFDLIMTSPPYADRRSKTYGGISPDEYVHWFMPRAEEFLRVLKPSGTFILNIKENAIGGERHTYVIELILEMRKQGWLWTEEFVWHKKNCYPGKWPNRFRDAWERCLQFNKSKKFNMYQEEVMVPMGDWAEKRLKNLSEADQSRDTSKVGSGFGKNVSNWLDRKMAYPTNVLHLATETGNRKHSAVFPKALPEWFIKLFTKEHDRVLDPFAGAGTTCQVAQTLLRNSAGIEILPQYYQLAKENINSPQRLLFEETQYETHYTTRDH, from the coding sequence ATGACAGAAATAAAAACAGATCTTTATCTTGGAGATTGCTTAGAGGTACTCGCCGATTTTGAGACCGACTCATTCGACCTAATTATGACTTCCCCACCGTATGCGGATCGGCGATCCAAAACATACGGCGGAATTAGCCCCGATGAATATGTTCATTGGTTTATGCCGCGTGCGGAAGAATTCCTGAGAGTCCTCAAGCCCTCTGGCACGTTCATCCTGAACATCAAAGAAAACGCAATCGGCGGAGAACGGCATACGTATGTCATTGAGTTGATACTTGAGATGAGAAAGCAGGGCTGGTTGTGGACAGAGGAGTTCGTCTGGCACAAGAAGAACTGCTATCCGGGCAAATGGCCGAACCGATTTCGGGATGCCTGGGAAAGATGTTTGCAGTTTAATAAAAGCAAAAAGTTCAATATGTACCAAGAGGAAGTTATGGTGCCGATGGGAGATTGGGCGGAAAAAAGGTTAAAAAATCTCAGCGAGGCGGATCAGAGTCGAGATACATCAAAAGTAGGGAGCGGGTTTGGTAAGAATGTTTCCAATTGGTTAGATCGAAAAATGGCGTATCCGACGAATGTCTTGCACTTAGCCACAGAAACGGGAAATCGGAAGCACAGTGCCGTTTTTCCCAAGGCACTGCCTGAATGGTTTATCAAACTGTTTACGAAAGAACATGATCGGGTGCTGGATCCGTTTGCTGGTGCTGGCACGACGTGTCAAGTCGCTCAAACGTTGTTGAGAAATTCCGCTGGCATTGAAATCTTGCCGCAGTATTATCAATTAGCGAAAGAGAATATCAACTCACCACAACGTCTTTTATTTGAAGAGACTCAATATGAAACCCATTACACAACAAGAGATCACTGA
- a CDS encoding isochorismatase: MSTPQLPVPSHFDVGQVSQVWRIPYQERQHEAQAWAQEHTIQPAFEDTLRTCLLLVDVQNTFCIPDFELFVGGRSGNGAVADNIRLCQFIYRNLSHITNIACTLDTHTAMQIFHEIFWINDAGEHPAPLQTLITQADIEAGKWRVNPAVVGSVRLPSNVPESNPYAWLKAYGEHYVKTLTADGKYPLAIWPYHAMLGGIGHAVVSAVDEACFFHAIARKTQIHYEIKGQNPLTENYSVLRPEVLDDPDGIPIDRKNSAFLQTLLGYDRVIIAGQAKSHCVAWTVSDLLTEIQQTDTELAKKIYLVDDLTSPVVVPGIVDYTEPADEVFAKVSDAGMHVVQSTEPVERWT, translated from the coding sequence GTGTCTACACCACAACTGCCCGTTCCTTCACATTTCGATGTCGGTCAGGTGAGCCAAGTCTGGCGGATTCCGTATCAAGAACGCCAACACGAGGCGCAGGCATGGGCCCAGGAACATACAATCCAGCCTGCCTTCGAGGATACGCTTCGGACGTGTTTGCTGCTCGTTGATGTCCAAAACACGTTCTGTATCCCCGATTTTGAACTCTTCGTCGGCGGTAGATCCGGAAACGGCGCGGTAGCGGACAATATCCGTTTGTGTCAGTTTATCTACCGTAATCTCTCACATATTACCAACATCGCTTGCACGCTGGACACGCATACGGCGATGCAGATATTCCACGAAATCTTCTGGATCAACGACGCTGGGGAGCATCCAGCACCCCTACAGACGCTAATTACACAGGCTGATATTGAAGCAGGCAAATGGCGTGTCAACCCCGCTGTTGTCGGTAGCGTCCGTCTCCCATCCAACGTCCCAGAATCCAATCCATACGCATGGCTCAAGGCGTATGGTGAACACTATGTCAAAACCCTTACCGCTGATGGGAAATATCCACTCGCGATATGGCCCTACCATGCAATGCTCGGAGGGATTGGGCACGCGGTTGTCTCTGCAGTTGACGAAGCCTGCTTTTTCCACGCCATCGCTCGCAAGACGCAGATACATTATGAGATCAAAGGGCAGAATCCATTGACTGAAAACTATTCCGTCTTGCGTCCGGAAGTCCTAGACGATCCTGATGGAATACCGATTGACCGAAAAAATAGTGCCTTTCTTCAAACACTTCTCGGATACGACCGCGTAATTATCGCTGGACAGGCAAAAAGCCACTGTGTCGCTTGGACCGTTAGCGATCTGCTGACAGAAATTCAGCAAACGGATACGGAATTAGCCAAGAAAATCTATCTGGTAGATGACCTGACTTCACCCGTTGTTGTGCCTGGGATAGTGGACTACACAGAACCTGCAGACGAAGTTTTCGCCAAGGTTTCAGATGCCGGAATGCACGTGGTGCAGTCAACTGAACCGGTCGAGCGTTGGACTTAG
- a CDS encoding VWA domain-containing protein, which yields MFDVRAPLFLILLVAMPVLIFVQRRAHLSTVKWRKRVTFFLRGGALLCAILALANLHRTHKEQRLAVVFLIDTSESIQATQSEAVSKQIDATVAKLKPTDTFGIISFAREARVLLEMRQKQNQPTEIAAIASLETLTEQTIRRDGTDVLTALKRAIALLPDGYHRRIVLFSDGIHNVGGTSLKDYLPLFSASHVELLTVPLDTVNDAVRVVQLQVPSQVRKGQSFEIGAVIETDGSLPTLTATLHHNGRPMDAFEWTLSSGIHSVSLTSEPEKFLEEGNHRYTLKLNVADEVLENNQGHGVVTIQDKPHALYVEGDPAHAAVSNRTGHSANLETVLEENGLIVETISPTELPVELVELQRSHVLILSNVSVERFSSEQLQSIENYVRDLGHGFIVIGGERAYGPGGYTDTALERILPVEMTPRERKDAVAIVFVLDTSGSMANYVEARQKIGLAIEGIRAGIRNLDAEDEAGILGFNVAVHTISDLTSDHDMLRQTVSRLKPTGGTTKMKDATKHAYEMLKANDAKRKHIVLLSDGKSDGDTSAFLDLAEQIAEAQIGITTIAVGDANKELLTQFAEKGGGRAVFVENIQQLPAILTEAVRETQRYIVQEPFQPVIKATNESIVAGIGMPPRLHGYVATSEKETAQVFIQSHKDEPILAGWHVGLGKAIAWTSDAKPAWAKEWIPWHNFGKFWGQVINWTLPAADTGTDFDLRVSMHQGVAEVNINTRSPSEASYKVHVVGPDRTNQRVDIQQITPTRYSGTFQTQDRGAYIVTAKREGDARRSVETLSLPYPAEYAEFQVDTASLRMLAAGTAGIYEPTPTQITAPAGTPIESQASLAQALLVIAAILFVLEMILRRFSITNRYLTAFLTRFHRKPDDLVGAGLPHPPAAAMPSTERDTENTAPLQPTETSMTRLLAAKRRAR from the coding sequence ATGTTTGATGTCCGAGCACCCCTCTTCCTAATTCTACTCGTTGCGATGCCTGTGCTAATCTTTGTGCAGCGACGCGCACACCTCAGCACAGTAAAGTGGCGAAAGCGTGTAACCTTCTTTCTTAGGGGGGGCGCCCTGCTATGTGCAATCCTCGCCTTAGCCAATCTGCACCGGACCCACAAGGAGCAACGTCTCGCTGTCGTTTTCCTAATCGACACTTCCGAAAGCATCCAGGCCACACAGTCCGAGGCGGTATCCAAACAGATAGATGCCACTGTCGCGAAATTGAAACCTACCGATACATTCGGCATTATCAGTTTCGCAAGGGAAGCCCGGGTTCTGTTAGAGATGCGTCAGAAGCAAAATCAACCAACGGAAATCGCGGCTATAGCGTCTTTGGAAACCCTCACAGAACAGACGATCCGACGAGATGGCACGGATGTGCTTACCGCACTCAAGCGGGCAATTGCTTTATTACCGGACGGCTACCATCGACGGATAGTCCTATTTAGTGATGGAATCCACAACGTTGGGGGAACATCTCTCAAAGATTATCTGCCGTTGTTCTCGGCAAGCCACGTTGAGCTATTAACAGTTCCGCTCGATACTGTCAACGATGCAGTCCGAGTCGTGCAGCTGCAGGTGCCGTCTCAGGTTCGCAAAGGGCAAAGTTTTGAGATTGGGGCAGTGATCGAAACCGATGGAAGTCTTCCCACATTAACTGCCACGCTTCATCACAATGGCAGGCCGATGGATGCCTTTGAATGGACATTGTCCAGTGGTATACATTCCGTTTCCTTAACCTCTGAACCTGAAAAGTTTTTAGAAGAGGGAAATCATCGGTACACACTGAAGTTGAACGTAGCCGATGAAGTCCTCGAAAATAATCAAGGGCATGGCGTTGTAACAATCCAGGATAAACCACACGCCTTATACGTAGAGGGGGATCCGGCACACGCTGCGGTTTCTAACCGCACTGGACATAGTGCTAACCTGGAAACCGTCCTTGAAGAGAACGGCCTCATCGTCGAGACAATATCCCCTACGGAGCTACCAGTAGAATTGGTGGAACTCCAGCGCAGCCATGTCCTGATTCTGAGCAACGTTTCTGTAGAAAGGTTTTCAAGTGAGCAGTTACAGAGTATCGAAAATTACGTCAGAGACCTCGGACACGGCTTCATCGTTATCGGGGGTGAACGCGCATACGGGCCCGGGGGTTATACCGATACGGCGTTAGAGCGTATACTCCCTGTGGAGATGACACCGCGTGAACGTAAGGACGCTGTCGCAATTGTCTTTGTGCTCGATACATCCGGAAGTATGGCGAACTACGTCGAAGCGCGACAGAAAATTGGACTCGCCATTGAAGGGATTCGCGCCGGTATCCGTAATCTCGATGCGGAAGATGAGGCGGGTATTCTCGGTTTCAACGTGGCTGTTCATACCATCTCCGATCTTACATCTGATCACGATATGCTCCGCCAAACCGTGAGTCGCTTGAAACCCACAGGCGGCACCACGAAGATGAAAGATGCCACGAAACACGCTTATGAGATGCTCAAAGCAAATGACGCGAAACGGAAGCACATCGTTCTCTTATCGGACGGTAAATCTGATGGTGATACGTCTGCTTTTCTTGACTTAGCCGAACAGATTGCTGAAGCACAGATCGGTATCACAACGATTGCCGTAGGTGATGCGAACAAAGAACTCCTCACGCAGTTCGCGGAGAAGGGGGGTGGGCGTGCTGTCTTTGTGGAAAATATTCAGCAATTGCCAGCGATTTTAACGGAAGCCGTCCGAGAGACGCAGCGTTACATCGTCCAAGAACCCTTTCAACCCGTTATTAAGGCGACAAATGAATCAATTGTAGCAGGTATCGGCATGCCACCACGGCTTCATGGGTATGTTGCGACGAGTGAAAAGGAGACTGCACAGGTGTTCATCCAGTCGCATAAGGACGAACCGATCCTTGCAGGTTGGCATGTTGGTTTAGGGAAGGCGATCGCGTGGACATCGGACGCGAAACCCGCATGGGCAAAGGAGTGGATTCCGTGGCATAACTTCGGGAAATTTTGGGGACAGGTTATCAATTGGACGCTACCCGCAGCAGACACAGGCACTGATTTCGATCTCAGAGTATCCATGCACCAAGGCGTGGCGGAGGTTAACATTAATACCCGAAGCCCATCAGAAGCGTCTTACAAGGTCCATGTCGTGGGTCCAGATCGCACAAATCAGCGTGTTGACATCCAACAGATTACACCGACACGTTATAGCGGCACATTTCAGACGCAGGACCGTGGTGCTTATATTGTCACTGCGAAACGTGAGGGCGATGCGCGTAGAAGTGTCGAAACCTTGTCGCTCCCTTATCCGGCAGAATACGCCGAGTTTCAGGTCGATACCGCCTCGCTAAGAATGCTCGCCGCTGGCACCGCTGGTATTTATGAACCGACACCTACACAGATAACAGCACCCGCTGGAACACCAATCGAAAGTCAGGCTTCACTTGCCCAAGCACTGCTGGTTATCGCCGCCATTCTGTTCGTGTTAGAGATGATCCTCCGCCGTTTCAGCATAACAAATCGGTATCTCACAGCGTTTCTCACTCGGTTCCACAGAAAGCCAGATGATCTCGTAGGGGCGGGGTTACCCCACCCACCAGCAGCGGCGATGCCTTCAACCGAACGTGATACAGAAAACACAGCCCCTCTACAGCCAACAGAAACTTCGATGACGCGATTATTAGCCGCAAAAAGACGGGCACGTTGA
- a CDS encoding O-antigen ligase family protein produces MPGLKRSLFVQRARQNFQLKDTRFTSAQICDAATYIGFLIFVLALPFGYSTAFLNIGLSFVLFGWVGRIIVGTRSPRSYNWQRTPLDIPILLFLGLGVIASLLAPHPATSSLGYFWKHLRAILLFYAVIHSRLGTRWRHIVIAFIVAAGLSSALGLYYYANDTRLAMDFMGRIGLQFQEELAAGEGTNLQMSDELRAELRNCNVPLSQTATFVTPKQPDEWRIDDPARNRRYTVRKGETHLMVYMIEQRLTGTFKMPNDLGAYLALTLPYVMGYFVAGCSCLIFHAGRTEAHGKSQRFSIGVIVGVGVVLALMGANLALTLTRAAWVSVAVAVVCIGGYCGVKTLFKRVSWKRSLLGVTFISVVFCVLIVNGKIIGVVPRHIKERIETMIVHPAGFMGERPQWWRTSLELIQKYPLTGIGLGRFRYEYQHNGPEEQYYIPYHAHNIYLHIATEQGIPSLFLFLWMLTIMCQQVFLMRKTNDFWQLGTFIGARGFLISALVYGLADNILHQRTVLLFYFILGIIFYTQLSQDKKHETSEPD; encoded by the coding sequence ATGCCAGGATTGAAACGCTCTCTTTTCGTGCAGCGCGCGCGCCAAAACTTTCAGTTAAAAGACACACGATTCACATCAGCACAAATCTGTGATGCCGCTACTTACATCGGATTTCTGATCTTTGTTCTTGCCCTACCGTTCGGTTATTCGACAGCATTCCTCAACATCGGACTTTCGTTTGTACTGTTTGGATGGGTAGGACGCATCATTGTAGGGACGCGGTCACCTCGTTCCTACAATTGGCAGCGCACGCCGCTTGACATTCCCATCTTGCTGTTTCTCGGATTGGGGGTGATAGCCTCACTGCTTGCGCCACATCCGGCTACCAGTAGCCTCGGCTATTTTTGGAAACATCTCCGGGCAATCCTGCTCTTTTATGCGGTTATTCACAGTCGATTGGGCACTCGATGGCGACATATTGTCATCGCTTTCATCGTCGCTGCGGGGCTCTCCTCCGCCCTCGGACTCTATTATTACGCAAACGATACGCGCTTGGCAATGGATTTCATGGGGAGAATTGGGTTACAATTTCAGGAGGAACTCGCTGCGGGTGAAGGCACAAATTTACAAATGTCGGATGAATTACGCGCCGAATTGCGAAATTGCAATGTACCGCTCTCTCAAACCGCAACGTTTGTAACGCCAAAGCAACCCGACGAATGGCGTATCGATGACCCCGCGCGAAACAGACGCTATACCGTCCGTAAGGGTGAAACGCATCTGATGGTGTATATGATCGAGCAACGGCTCACCGGAACCTTCAAGATGCCGAATGACTTGGGGGCATATCTCGCCCTCACACTCCCTTATGTTATGGGCTACTTTGTAGCCGGCTGCAGCTGTCTCATTTTCCACGCAGGACGGACGGAAGCACATGGAAAATCACAACGTTTCTCGATTGGCGTGATCGTGGGAGTCGGTGTGGTTTTAGCACTGATGGGAGCAAATTTGGCGTTGACGCTGACGCGCGCAGCATGGGTGAGCGTCGCCGTTGCAGTCGTTTGTATCGGAGGCTATTGTGGTGTAAAGACTTTATTTAAGCGTGTTTCGTGGAAGAGAAGCCTGCTGGGGGTGACGTTTATAAGTGTTGTGTTTTGTGTGTTGATCGTGAATGGGAAAATAATAGGTGTCGTTCCTCGACATATCAAGGAACGCATCGAAACGATGATCGTACACCCCGCGGGTTTCATGGGTGAACGTCCACAATGGTGGCGCACCTCGCTTGAACTGATTCAAAAATACCCGCTTACTGGCATCGGGCTGGGTAGGTTTCGCTATGAGTATCAACACAACGGACCGGAGGAGCAGTACTATATACCCTATCACGCCCACAATATCTACCTACATATCGCCACAGAGCAAGGCATCCCATCGCTTTTTCTGTTCTTGTGGATGCTGACAATTATGTGTCAGCAGGTTTTTCTTATGCGAAAGACCAACGATTTTTGGCAGCTTGGAACCTTCATCGGGGCAAGGGGTTTCCTAATCTCTGCGCTTGTTTACGGACTTGCAGATAATATTCTACATCAACGCACAGTGTTGCTTTTCTATTTTATACTTGGCATAATTTTTTACACACAACTCTCTCAGGACAAAAAACATGAAACCTCGGAACCCGATTAA
- a CDS encoding STAS domain-containing protein produces the protein MTTLLQMKGGIPIVEPPGNILGTAASDLQAELISRVNATDAACVLINFAHVHKIDSSGLGALVSAYIEARRNHGRIGIINVGRNIRNLVVRSRLIYLFEHFEDEDAAVASLSAYTWH, from the coding sequence ATGACAACTTTACTACAGATGAAAGGCGGAATTCCGATCGTGGAACCCCCTGGAAATATTTTAGGAACCGCAGCATCAGATTTACAAGCGGAACTCATTTCGCGAGTGAATGCGACGGATGCGGCGTGTGTTCTGATTAATTTCGCGCACGTTCACAAGATCGACAGCTCCGGTCTCGGGGCGTTAGTCAGTGCGTATATTGAGGCGAGGCGGAATCACGGACGTATCGGTATCATTAACGTTGGAAGGAACATCAGAAATCTGGTCGTCCGGAGTCGGCTGATTTATCTCTTCGAGCATTTTGAGGATGAAGATGCGGCAGTTGCCTCGCTTTCAGCGTATACATGGCATTGA